The nucleotide sequence CTGGCCGAAAGTTGGATACATGGATGACTACTTTCTCTTCAGGAAGGATTCCATATTCCTTTCTGAGATCTGAGGAATCGATCCGTTTGTTGACACGAGTGTCTATGAAGTTGTATACACAGCCGATTTCCTTGTCCGGTTTGATTAAATCATAAGTCTGCTGGATAAGCGAATTGGAAACAGCTGTAACGTAATCGGACTTTTCAATTCCAAAGCGAATGGCATCAGTGAGAGATGGATCGTATCCAAGAACAGTAATATCCGTACCATGAAGCGTGGTGACAATCTTCAAATCACGCCCACTCATCTGGCGAGCCAAAATGGCACATACAGCATGGGGGATCGCATAATGGACGTGGAGGACATCTAAATTCTCCAATACTGCGACCTCAGCAATTTTGCTGGCCAGGGCAATATCGTATGGAGGATATTGAAAAACAGAGTATTGATTGACCTCTACCTCATGCGAGTATATATTTCGGTACATTTTTTTCAGGCGGAAGGGAAGGCTTGAGGAAATGAAATGGATCTCATGACCTCTCTCTGCCAGCAGCTTCCCGAGTTCTGTCGCGACGACACCAGAACCACCCACGGTCGGGTAGCAGGTGATGCCAATTTTTAGTTTCTTCATTTTCCTTCCCCTAACAAATCCTTGTGGATTAACAATGGTTTTTTGGACATAAATCCTTCGGCGTATGCAACGCCGGCTTCTTTGCCGAATAGTTTCTCGCGCGCCTCGACCGTTTCGATATAACCGTTCACAAGCGGGGTGTCAAATGTGGCTTCCCCTTTCATGAATTGGCTTTCATAAGCATTTAGTGCATTGATTTTGATATTAATGAAATCCGAGACATCCACAACAAAATCAGGTTTATGGAATCCATTGATCATATAAAAGTATAAAGCTTTTGCCCTATGTGGTTTCAGTCCGTAATCTTCATCATATCTTCTTACTGCTGCCGAAAAGACCGCCTCCTCAACAAGGCGGGCACAGCTGCCATGGTCAGGATGACGGTCATCAAAATAAGGTGCAAAAACTATGTCCGGAGTATTTCGCCTGATCACTGCAACAATTTTTCTTATGTATTCTTCTTTTAAAAACAACCCTCTGTCGGGCAAATCAAGCGCTTCCCTCATCTTCACTCCGAGAATGCCGGCTGCTTCATTTGCTTCACGGCTCCTTATATCTACCGTTCCGTTTGAAGACATTTCCGCTTTGGTCAAATCACAAATCCCTATCACTTTTCCTTCGGCAGCATATTTTGCGATTGTTCCGCCCATTCCGATTTCCACATCATCCGAATGGGCACCAAACGCCAGAATATCAAGCTTCATCGCTTCCATGTTCATCACCAGTTTCTTTTTTCACTATATTCCGCCAATCCAGGTCTCCTCTTTCAATTCCCTTTACGAGTATCTCCGCTGTTCCCATATTGCTCGCCAGTGGAACAGAATATACATCACATAATCGAACCAGGGCAGTCACGTC is from Mesobacillus boroniphilus and encodes:
- the bshA gene encoding N-acetyl-alpha-D-glucosaminyl L-malate synthase BshA produces the protein MKKLKIGITCYPTVGGSGVVATELGKLLAERGHEIHFISSSLPFRLKKMYRNIYSHEVEVNQYSVFQYPPYDIALASKIAEVAVLENLDVLHVHYAIPHAVCAILARQMSGRDLKIVTTLHGTDITVLGYDPSLTDAIRFGIEKSDYVTAVSNSLIQQTYDLIKPDKEIGCVYNFIDTRVNKRIDSSDLRKEYGILPEEKVVIHVSNFRPVKRVPDVIKTFAGIAEKMPAKLLLVGDGPEMKTVCNLASELGIRDKVLLLGKQERVEELYSLSDLMLLLSEKESFGLVALEAMACGVPCIGTNVGGIPEVIVDGKTGYICELGNIKEITVKAVDILANPEIQKRFAENSIERAEKSFSAEQIVSEYESIYYNIVGQEEQ
- the bshB1 gene encoding bacillithiol biosynthesis deacetylase BshB1 — encoded protein: MEAMKLDILAFGAHSDDVEIGMGGTIAKYAAEGKVIGICDLTKAEMSSNGTVDIRSREANEAAGILGVKMREALDLPDRGLFLKEEYIRKIVAVIRRNTPDIVFAPYFDDRHPDHGSCARLVEEAVFSAAVRRYDEDYGLKPHRAKALYFYMINGFHKPDFVVDVSDFINIKINALNAYESQFMKGEATFDTPLVNGYIETVEAREKLFGKEAGVAYAEGFMSKKPLLIHKDLLGEGK